Below is a genomic region from Bdellovibrio bacteriovorus.
ATTTGAAGGCGAAGCGTATCGCACGGTTTCAGGTCAAAATGCCAATAACTCTGTTCGTGTAACCGATGCTTTTATGAAAGCCGTTGAGCAGGAAAAGCCTTGGAAGCTCAAAGCGCGGGTGACCGGAAAAGCCTTGCGCGAAATGCCGGCCCCCGAAGTGTGGAATAAGATCACACATGCGACTTGGGTGTGCGCGGATCCGGGCATTCAATTTCACGACACTATTAACAAGTGGCACACTTGCCCGAACACGGATGAAATTCATTCGAGCAACCCCTGTTCGGAATACATGTTCCTAGATGATTCAGCTTGCAACTTGGCTTCTATCAATCTGGTGAACTTTTTAGATAACGAAGGTCACTTCGATTTTGAGTCTTTCATTCACACGGCGCGTACCTTGTTCGTGGCTCAAGAAGTTTTAGTGGATTACTCTAGTTATCCCACAGAAAGAATTGCGCAAAATTCTCATGACTATCGTCCTTTAGGATTGGGGTTTGCAAACCTGGGAAGTCTTTTGATGAGAAAAGGCATTCCTTACGATAGCGATGAAGGGCGTGCGTGGGCAGGGGCGATCACGGCTTTGATGAGCGGCGTTGCGTATTTGACCAGTGCAGAAATGGCGCGCGCCAAGGGACCATTTGCCGGTTTTAAAAAGAATCGCGCTTCAATGCTGAAGGTGATGAAGATGCATGAGTCCTCATTGAAGGGCGTTAACTGGTCTTACTTACCTGAGGGCCTTGATAAGGCTGTTAAGAATCTATGGAAAAGTGTTATCTATAACGGCACAAAACACGGTTTCAGAAATGCGCAAGCAACCGTCATCGCACCCACTGGCACCATCGGTCTTTTGATGGACTGTGATACCACGGGCATTGAACCTGATTTTTCCTTGATCAAATTTAAAAAACTTTCCGGCGGCGGAGAAGTTCAAATCGTAAATCAATCTGTTGATCAAGCTTTACAAGTTCTGCAGTATCCGGCGGAAGCGATCACGAAGATTTTGCAGTACGTGCAAGATCACAACACTGTTGTCGGTTGTCCCGAAATTCGTAGTGAAGACATCGCGGTTTTTGATTGTGCGACAGGAGTTGTCGGTCAACGCGTTCTTTCACCTGAAAGCCACGTGCAGATGATGGCCGCCGTGCAGCCGTTTATCAGTGGAGCAATTTCCAAAACAGTGAATCTTCCTAACACGGCGACAGAAGGCGATATCAGCCGAATTTACTTCCTAGCCTGGAAACTGGGAGTGAAAGCGGTAGCGATTTATCGCGACGGCAGTAAGCAAAGCCAACCTTTGAATGTTCATAAGGTTAAGAAAGAGGAAGCGGC
It encodes:
- a CDS encoding vitamin B12-dependent ribonucleotide reductase codes for the protein MKKAPLHSASYFVAPGKNPESLFAWKKVDSQIRNRQGDVFFEMKNVEAPEAWSQLAIDIGASKYFRKMGVPKTKHESSVRQLVNRVVKAISASALKQGGYFKSKKDADIFANELKYILLSQRGAFNSPVWFNAGLWESYKINSPSEHFAWDEKKKKIQSTHNAYERPQCSACFIQSVDDSIEGIFELAKTEAKLFKYGSGTGSNFSKIRSRYELTSAGGMSSGLLSFLDVLDKGAGAIKSGGTTRRAAKMVVVDIDHPEVLDFIEWKMREERKAHMLIAAGLSAEFEGEAYRTVSGQNANNSVRVTDAFMKAVEQEKPWKLKARVTGKALREMPAPEVWNKITHATWVCADPGIQFHDTINKWHTCPNTDEIHSSNPCSEYMFLDDSACNLASINLVNFLDNEGHFDFESFIHTARTLFVAQEVLVDYSSYPTERIAQNSHDYRPLGLGFANLGSLLMRKGIPYDSDEGRAWAGAITALMSGVAYLTSAEMARAKGPFAGFKKNRASMLKVMKMHESSLKGVNWSYLPEGLDKAVKNLWKSVIYNGTKHGFRNAQATVIAPTGTIGLLMDCDTTGIEPDFSLIKFKKLSGGGEVQIVNQSVDQALQVLQYPAEAITKILQYVQDHNTVVGCPEIRSEDIAVFDCATGVVGQRVLSPESHVQMMAAVQPFISGAISKTVNLPNTATEGDISRIYFLAWKLGVKAVAIYRDGSKQSQPLNVHKVKKEEAAEVQPDFTMKCPECGSDTVLTSGCYRCPNCGTTVGCS